The Pecten maximus chromosome 17, xPecMax1.1, whole genome shotgun sequence DNA segment ATGGGAAGTCGTCTGTATGGATCGACGCTACTAATGCTGAACCTGTCCCAATGGCAGGTCCTGTCCCGGCGGCTGGTCCAGTTCACAAAGCTGGTCCCGTTCGGAAGGATGCGACCTTCAGTAACAGCGAGTCCACGGAGGTCCCGTCTGAGGATAGTGTAGTTCAAATACGAAGACCAAGTCTGATGAGTATGCAAACCATTCGTATCAATTACCATTATTTCGTGTCTGTTGTTTGTTTACACTTGTTAGGTTGCCATGGATTTCCTCTACTGTAAATACAAATCAAGTGCATCATTTGTTACAGTGTCAATGTATAAAGGATGTCGCTTTATTGTTCATTGCCACTTATATATTCactaaaacaaataaacgaAATGACTTATTCTATAAGTGATTCCACCAATCGAAATGCTGACTAAGCGATATGgcataataaataaaatctaaaaatctAATGAATTCTACTCACGGTAGCTTTCGACCACTATCTGGTGGCCTTCTTCAGCCAAAACTGTGGTCAATCAGGGGCTACAGACTAATCTTGTGTGGAATTCAGTCACGTTACCCAGGGATTAACCCTTAGTCATGTGACTGAATCAGGCTGTGATATGACGTAACGGCTAAATGAGAACACTGAATCGCCCTCTATACTCCAGCTGTTACTCTCAGTTTCGCTCTATGTACTCCCGGAATGTGTTCATGCTCAATACTCAAGGTGTTACGTTCCCTCACTCTACCACCGTAATGTTCCTCCACGATACTCCAGAGCATTTGTTCACTTTCACTCTGTGGACCTCCGGGATATGCACTGTGTAAAAGACTGCATGTACAAATACGATATGGATAGTATGCTATAACTATATAATTCTATTGTCACTTACCAGAGGCCAAGGATGATCCGTCCTACTCTGACGGCAGCCCAATGAAAAGTGAGGTAGGAAGGTCCTTGGTGTGCATACGTACAAGTACGTACACGTCACCCGTTCATTCACATTCTATCGCTCCAACACGCACATGTTATAAGCCATTTTAGTTTGCCTACTTACAAAGCTTCCCGGAATGGTTTGTTAGAGGCGGCCTATGTCctgtaatttatgtatatacccttatgaataaatattgatatgatttgtCTAAGATGGGAATCTGAAAAGAGCTGGGGAAACAGATCAGACAAAACTTCTGTTTTGTCGAGGACACCCGTCATACGAATCTAGGTCGCATTCGGGTGAAATAGCATTCTCATTCAAGTCGGTGACGACGGAACCACCAGGCATATAGCATTAAGCACCAAAACATAGACTTCATACCAcatgatgaaaaataaatattttacgcTAAGATCACGAAAGGACTCTCCTCGTGGTCTGTCATCCTCCATCTTTCCAACATcttgataattttaaaaatctcaAACCATACCGCAAATATCTGATTCCGTTTCACTGGCGTTGTTTCAGGGGCGGTTCCTTACTCTTCAATGGTAGCCTTCCATTCTGAGCTGAAGCATATCTCGATTTTTAGGATGGGAAGCATCGTCGTGTTCGGCTATGAGACTCTGGACGAGGGGCACGGATACAACCCTGGAGACGGCATCTATATTGTACCTGAATCTGGTACTTACGTCATGACATGGAAATATTACGCGACCTTTCATAGCCATATCGAAACGTTCTTGAATGTTAATGGAGCTAAAAGAGGGTCGTCGTTTTCAGATTCACAAGAAGTACACGACCTGCATCAGGCTACCGCTATCGTTGTCCTTAGGTTGAACCACGGAGATCACGTGTTCATACAAGTAGGGCATACTAGTCATGAAAATGCCACAGTGATCTCTGATATCAATTATTGTGGTAGACCTTCATTTTCCGGATGGAAATTATTCTAAAATAAAAGTGAAATGTACTTACTTTATCGCagtcttttcttttttatacgATCATAGCATGTAGTTTTTACACGGTATGCGAAAGAATCGGgaaaaaatgtgaaattgtgGAAAACCAATTTGCTGAATAGCTACTGCGAAATGTCTGTTTATACAATACGTATTTACCGGACGTAGACCTATCACAGAATAAAGCTTGAGCTTGTAGATATTTTCTGGGTGTTGACAAAATTACATCAAATGTAGGTACAAGAGACGATATGGGTTGGACCTCttttgatacaaaataaaagattGAGGTTTTCAGGATATATTACAAATCTATTATGTTAAGTAACGACCAAACGGTGAAAAACGTTATTGACAAGAGTCAAATTCATGGTAAGTCATTGCACAAAAGATTGATGTCTTTTAAACTCTCCTGAACTGAGTTATATGATTGGTCAGAACCAGTTttcttttgcaaaaaaaaaaaatcaaatacgttgatattaaaaaataagagaaaaaaagagaaaaagtaTTGGTTTGATGTATGACAAAGATTATGAGGAATATGGTTACAGACTACAAACATATCGTCAGTTGAAGAAAGATTTTAAGACAATTAGCTCATATGTTAGAAATGTTAAGTTTAACGATCAGCGGGGAATATTGTCAAACTTCCGATGTGGATGATTGTCACTTGAAATAGACAAAGAAAGGAATACCAAGTGTAAAGTACACGTGGATGAAAGAATAGATCAAATGATAATcaagaaattaaaaaagaacattttttaATAGTTTGTGTTTTATGCTTATTTGAGAATGAATCTCCTGAAGTAAGAATCTGATAAGCTTAAAACTCGTTTCGTTTAGATATTAGTGAAAGATTCTTACTTATTATGCTGATGATTCTTAGCAGTGTACAAAAAGAAAGAACAGTCCTGTTCAACAATTGTTTAATTCTATCACCGGAAATCTATTAAATTTGATGTACATATTTGCATccttaggtttattttgtccaACGTCTAAGAACGAGCCAGGTTTTGGAtgtggaggaaaaccggagtatctaaggacgtgccaggttttggaggtggaggataGCCGGAATACCTGGAGAAacaccaccggcctacggtcagtacctggcaactgccccatgtaggtttcgaactcgcaacccagaggtggagggctagtgttcAAGTGTTGGGAAACCATAACCACTCGACCAACGCGACCCCTATATGGATACATACATGCAGGTGTGTGTAAAGGAAGGTGTGTGCGTatgaatgcatgcatgtagGTAGgtatacatgcatgtgtgtatGGATGTGTGTTGGTGCATTGTTGGACGGGAATTTTCTAGACAAGACCAGATGAATGTatctatttgtatatttgattgTATGCTCATCTCATATGCCTTTGCGGCAGGACACCAACATTTTAAATTGCGTTCTATGATGCATTTTATGCATTTGTGATGTATTTTATGAATTCGGTGCGTAACACTTTAATGAACTATTTTACTAGTACTGCTACCTATTTGATACCGGTAAAGCTGCATATCGCAAATCAGGACAGCAGTAGATTGACATGGAAGTTGATTAACAAAACGTGACGTGTCCGCCGATTACCTTTCTTTTCATGTGAACCGACGCGGTCTGTCCTGGTACAAACCGTTAGCCCCGACACGGGTATACATTTGGTCTCATACAGGTAAGGCCTTAGTGCAATTTGCATATGTAATAATTAAGAGTAGTTGACAAATATACGGATGGATTGATAGCATGTTATACAGCAGACATCTATCAGCATCTCGTTGTAACATCACGCTATATCAGGGACgtagatgtatatgtatataagtaattTTTACTTCAATGTTAGTTTGTAAGAActataacaaaatcaaaacaaaaacaaaacacaaaagaGTTCATTTTAATGcataactgtatatacataactgtatattttACTACAATTTTAGTTTATaagaactaaaaaaaaaaaccaacaaccccccccccccccccccccaaaaaaaaaaaatttaaaatttttttttaaaaaaacacaaaaagagTTCATTTCAAACCCTCCCTTTTTAACCTCAATTCTCTTTAAGCCCACACAAAATCAGATGTTTTGAACATAATATGATATGCAGCTGACCTTAAAGTTTCTTCCTTAAAAAATATTAGCCGTATCACTGATTGGCAGTAGAAAGGCCCAAATTGGCACCTCTCCTTTAAACCTGCCTCGTGCATGATTTTTAAGAACCGgagaatgtataaaaaataacaaacaaaaaaacagactttgccgcaaggcctttctgccctctcaggcttcttcaggcgaactcatatatatatatatacttatatgaaTCAATTTTAAATCTTGCCATTATCACGTCAGAATGGTTTCTGCAGGCAAGCATTGAACCATTTTCCTCTGCGAGGAAGACATGTCAAAGGCGTTTGCTGAAAAACTACTTTTTGTACTTAATTGTTCTTTGATACataacatttttaatgaaatataagtCGACGTTtatttgtataacattgtacatcaatgatatattgaaatTATGTTATTGCAGAAgacttacattttgtatacatgtatgtctttgAAAATGGATGAAAACCGCCATCACATCAGGACCCATATTATGAAAGGGCCCGAATGAAGGagttaaaactttaaaatgagtATGTAAACTTGTCTTTATTTAATATCTAGATAAAAGCATAAAAATATGCTATGAAATCTTTAATCAATTATGCACATGTTTAATCACGAGACAGGCGGCATATTTCACCTAACATTTCCCTCTTCTTTGGTAACATCTAATAGGGCCGAGTCGACCGCGTTGAACTACATCTGGGACAACGAAACGGGGTCATCGCTGTCGGGCCACAGGTGTGATTTCAAGAAAAATAATGATTTCCCCGCAACGCAAGTCGTTATGGTGTTCGTACTATCTCCACTTTCACTTTTATTAATTGATTCATTTTCAAACTTAATATTGAAAGTCATTCCGGATTCACTTTAATTATATGGGTAAAGAAATGATAATTTAACACTTCTTTACaaaaaattcatgaaattttacAGAATATTTCTTTAGCTTATGTTATCGCCTGGGGGTGGGGGCGGGGGATGTTTAAATCACATTTCCGACATGAATAACTCCACGTGTGTATCTACTCCGCTTCGACACTgataagatatatgtatatgtgtgtatttctGTCACGTCTTCCAACATGTCTGCCAGGATTGTCATTGTCTCCCTGTTTATTTGTCTAATTAGAGGACTGGATGGGGTAGCACAACAACCCAACGACGAACCACAATTGATGGAGTTCATCGCCtccattaaccaaaaactaacGAAAATGGAACATCAGCTCACTGATAAAGATGTCCAAATTAGAAATCTCGAAACTAAACTGGAAAACCATATGGCGGTTAATGCTAAATATGTAAACGACAAAGAGAAGGAGATGCAGATGAAGAATTTGGAATTAGATCAATTGAGACAACATGTGACGTCACTCACAGAAACGCTATCTGAAACAGTTACTGCGTCACGTGTTCTTGCCAATCGTGTGTCTATCTTGGAACAAACAATCATCGGAGATGAATCTTCTGCAGAGTCTATATCCGCACGGAACAGTGAAGTTCATGGTTTCTTTGAAGTAAATGATGATCCCAAACAAACGCGTATACAAAATGATACAATCTTCAGTAACATGGCATCTGAAGAGGTTCCTTCTGATGATGTAGTTGAGGATCAAACATCAGAGACACGTCAAATAAGTAAGCAATCTCTAAACACTAAACATCTAATTAATTCTGAGGGTTCTTTGCGCATCCCCGATTAGGGTGCTACATAAGTATCCTTACTGTTCTCCTTCAACACGACTTGCTGTATGTAGGCACAAGCCACCACAGGAGATTGGCACGATTTTTCAAATGATAGcccatttaagcattgaactgctttcagttggaagttatgggctgatgaatgccaactggacaaaggcaaatttaatgaagcgcgttagcgcttcatgttgaatttgcctttgtccagttggcattcatcagcccataacttccaactaaaagcagttcaatgcttatatttacatttgacaacgatttttaaagactatatccaggaattttgctccgacaatgaatgaacaaattattatcgtcaaagacggaacagccttttcaacagccatctttcgttatcgccgacgtgacaattatgacgtcactatattaatgacgtcataataaagatttggaagttatggactcataacttccaagtgagcttggttaagttatatagtggggctgcagtgtaaatgtaaatatatagatatatacaaaatgtattatagtgtcaagGACActataatgcatatatatatatatatatatatatatggactatcttTTGGAAAATCGTGTGAAGCCCCTGTGCAAGACACCAGTTAGATAAATGAATATATGATGGTGTTGGTGAGTCTTTTCCAGGTCCTGATAATCTTTGGAGAAAGCTGTACAAAAATAGCTGAGCTGGAATACTGGAAGCTGTGGCCCGGTCATACCTGGCCAGGTGTTCGTTAACATGGATAATGACGTTCGGCTAGACTTTGATTTCTGAATAGTTGAATATCCTATGACTGAAAAGCTTAGGCATGTCACTAGTTGTTCTGAATGCAAAGATCCTATACCTAGCAGCATAAAAACCATCCTTGATACTCCAGCAGTTGTATTCATTTTCGTTCTCTCTAACTGTTGAATATTTCTTGACAAAATCGAAGGCACACGGCAAACTTATGGCTTGGTGTCGGGGAAATAATGCAGACAAATCGCTTAGCTGGTGTATGAAAGATTACAGTCTATCCTACATCATGTCGATCCCGAGGTTTGATGAACGTCAAAGGTTAAAAATAGTCTATTTTGTTTCATTCAGAGATAAATGAACCTTCGATTTTGTCATGTCATATTCCGTGGATACAGAGAAGGAAAGTGAACGTTACTCAAGGATATAGTGGATGGGGAAATGCGTCAGATACTCCAATGGGTTAGCccgcggttgctagggaaacgattaatagaatctttcatcCCGCTCGATAGAATCTTTCATCCCGCTtgatagaatctttcaccccgCTTGGGgatgagacaggggaatctcaactcGAGGGGAAcgattcttaagttgccaaacacttAAGAATAAGTgattatcttaccccgagggttgagattcccctgtctcacttccatggggaTGAAAGATTGTTTTTCTCTTATCCTGTTTACCCTAGTATGTATCTAATAAGACGTTACGttaatgcaaggaaatgttgacgtgacgtgatgGAATTGTCgacatgacgtcattgtattgtcatCCGAACTTCATGgcattgttgacgtgacgaaatacaattgttgaaaacgtgcaaagagcacgtgtagcttgtcatttccctagggtgagattaATAGAgtctttcacccccttgggttgagacagggaaatctcaacccgaggggaagattcttaagttgccaaacacgaggcttgtcgagtgtttggcagcttaattatcttaccccgagggttgagattcccctgtctcacttccatgggggtgaatgattattttctcTTTCCTTGTTTAACCTCTTATGTATATAgtattgacgttacatcaatgcaaggaaatgttaacatgacgtgattgaattgacgacgtgacgtcatggtattgttgacgtgacaaaatacaattgttgagaacgtgagaagagcacgtgtagcttgtctttaacctagggtgagataagaaaatatcATCCCTGTAAAAACCgcagatatccctgtccagggtaagagaaaaggAAATCTTACCCCGGTAAAGGAGATGGCGctatgaaaaactttcataaaaatggacagggatatctcgcTAAAAAGCCTCGTAGTGACTGGCCGAACTCTCAAACTCGCGTtcagatatccctgtccatggaACAGACACATGTTAGATTTTATCATTCTATTGTATTTAAGGATTAACGTGAATACATGTTGATGTTATAACGCAAGTAAccggagtgtactctaaattaACCACGGGAATCCTCTTTTATTGATGGACTATTTTCTGTTAGAAATTATTACGCCACtatatcagccaatcaaaagcgatgTTACTTGATACCATAATTTTCAAGCCGATGAAAATGCTTGTTGATTTATTAAGAAGTCACATGAAATTTATGAACAGAAAGCATCAGTTTAAAGTATGATGTAAATACACAACGTTTCAGCTCAAAGACAATTCATTTGCATAATAAAGTGCTATATTCGGGACTCGGTATACTTTGATCTCTCAGATTTCGTGAATACTCGATTTTGCAAACTTGCATCTTCCGAAATATTGATATGCCTTTAAACTCGCGATTTATGATATATCACATAGACCTCGCAAGCACTCTTATTCGGTAACGGATAGCTTTGGCGCCTTTCCAATATGTTATTTTCGAACAAATAGTCGCAAATTAACGCAAAAATATATCCAAGCGAGATATTAGTGGTTTACAGTATACATTATCTATCACTAAAGTCGCATCACTGTTGTGTGTATTATTACAGGGGTGGTACCTTCCTTTCCTTTGGCTTTCCACGTAGAACTGACGAATTCAATGGCTGTCAGTCAAGGAACTATCGTGAAGTACAACAATGAGGCACTAGACGATGGAGACGGGTACAAAATAAGTGATGGGATCTACACTGTATCTGAAACCGGAACTTACGTCATCACGTGGACAACTCTATCGGGATTCCGAAGCTACATCCAAACGTTCTTGGTTGTGAACGGAGTCAAAAGAGGAGCGTCCTTCAGCGATGCCCAGGAAATACATGACGTACATCAGGCTTCTTCTGTCGTTGTCCTTAGACTGAACCAGGGAGATCATGTTTTTATACAGATAGGCCATACGACAACTAACActatgtacagtgatatcaGTTATAGTGCTAGGCCTACGTTTTCGGGATGGAAATTATTCTAAACGTTAAATGGCGCATTGTAAATCTGTAAATGTTATTAATACAAAGcagaaaaataaattatctgAAATTCAGAGCCCGTCTTTATTTATTGAAAGAAAATCCGTTTTATGTTATAACATGTCAACAtgcaatcgggaaccgtcggcactttccgtaaacgagaaacTCGTTTAccggaaagtgccgacggttcccgattggtCATCGTGACATTGTTGGATAGCTTTTCATGCCTGCTGCTCACTTTTCGTGAATGAATAAGAATAATTATGGTGAAAAGGT contains these protein-coding regions:
- the LOC117315608 gene encoding uncharacterized protein LOC117315608, whose protein sequence is MSARIVIVSLFICLIRGLDGVAQQPNDEPQLMEFIASINQKLTKMEHQLTDKDVQIRNLETKLENHMAVNAKYVNDKEKEMQMKNLELDQLRQHVTSLTETLSETVTASRVLANRVSILEQTIIGDESSAESISARNSEVHGFFEVNDDPKQTRIQNDTIFSNMASEEVPSDDVVEDQTSETRQIRVVPSFPLAFHVELTNSMAVSQGTIVKYNNEALDDGDGYKISDGIYTVSETGTYVITWTTLSGFRSYIQTFLVVNGVKRGASFSDAQEIHDVHQASSVVVLRLNQGDHVFIQIGHTTTNTMYSDISYSARPTFSGWKLF